A single window of Vibrio sp. SCSIO 43137 DNA harbors:
- the arsC gene encoding arsenate reductase (glutaredoxin) (This arsenate reductase requires both glutathione and glutaredoxin to convert arsenate to arsenite, after which the efflux transporter formed by ArsA and ArsB can extrude the arsenite from the cell, providing resistance.), whose translation MEVVIYHNPRCSKSRQTLQLLEEKGIEPEIVKYLEQTPSVEQLKTLYSQLELSAVRDMMRTKEAIYKELGLADKDLSDEELFKAMAENPKLIERPIVVANGKAKHGRPPEQVLQLL comes from the coding sequence ATGGAAGTCGTGATTTATCACAACCCAAGATGCTCAAAAAGCCGACAAACCCTCCAGTTGCTTGAGGAAAAAGGCATTGAACCGGAAATCGTCAAATATCTGGAACAGACACCTAGTGTAGAACAGCTAAAAACCCTCTACTCTCAACTGGAGTTATCAGCTGTGCGCGATATGATGAGAACCAAGGAAGCCATATATAAGGAACTGGGTCTTGCAGACAAAGACCTGAGTGACGAAGAGCTATTTAAGGCCATGGCTGAAAATCCAAAGCTGATTGAGAGACCAATTGTGGTTGCCAATGGCAAAGCAAAACACGGTCGGCCACCTGAGCAGGTTCTGCAGCTGCTGTAA
- the purM gene encoding phosphoribosylformylglycinamidine cyclo-ligase has protein sequence MSGNNSSLSYKDAGVDIDAGNALVDRIKGVVKRTRRPEVMGGIGGFGALCELPTKYKEPLLVSGTDGVGTKLRLALDMKKHDTIGIDLVAMCVNDLIVQGAEPLFFLDYYATGKLDVDTAADVVSGIGEGCVQAGCALIGGETAEMPGMYEGEDYDVAGFCVGVVEKQDVIDGSKVASGDALIAVASSGPHSNGYSLIRKILEVSNADLSEKLNGRTIGEHLLEPTRIYINSALKLIAEHDVHAISHITGGGFWENIPRVLPEGTKAVINGNSWQWPDIFYWLQSKGNVESYEMYRTFNCGVGLVIALPQDQADKAVELLKAEGEYAWVIGEVANAAEGEQQVEII, from the coding sequence GTGAGTGGCAATAACTCTTCTTTAAGCTATAAAGATGCCGGTGTCGACATTGATGCCGGGAATGCGTTAGTTGATCGTATTAAAGGCGTAGTAAAGCGCACTCGCCGCCCGGAAGTGATGGGCGGAATCGGAGGCTTTGGTGCTCTGTGCGAGTTACCGACAAAATATAAGGAACCTCTGCTGGTTTCCGGCACTGATGGCGTCGGAACGAAACTACGTCTTGCCCTGGATATGAAGAAACATGACACCATAGGTATAGATCTGGTTGCCATGTGTGTAAACGACCTGATTGTACAGGGTGCTGAGCCGCTGTTCTTCCTAGATTACTACGCAACAGGAAAGCTGGATGTAGACACAGCAGCAGATGTGGTTTCTGGTATTGGTGAAGGTTGTGTACAAGCCGGATGTGCCCTTATCGGCGGCGAAACCGCAGAAATGCCGGGCATGTACGAAGGTGAAGATTATGACGTTGCCGGTTTCTGTGTCGGTGTTGTTGAGAAGCAGGACGTTATTGACGGAAGCAAAGTCGCTTCTGGTGATGCCCTTATTGCCGTCGCTTCAAGTGGCCCGCACTCAAATGGCTACTCACTGATCCGTAAAATTCTTGAAGTATCAAACGCTGATCTTAGTGAAAAGCTGAACGGCCGCACTATCGGCGAACATCTGCTTGAACCAACCCGCATCTATATAAACTCAGCATTAAAGCTTATTGCGGAACATGATGTCCACGCCATCTCCCACATCACAGGTGGTGGTTTCTGGGAAAATATTCCACGAGTGTTGCCGGAGGGCACAAAGGCAGTGATTAACGGTAATAGCTGGCAGTGGCCGGATATCTTCTACTGGCTACAAAGCAAGGGCAATGTAGAGAGCTATGAAATGTACCGCACTTTTAACTGTGGTGTCGGTCTGGTTATTGCCCTGCCGCAGGATCAGGCTGATAAAGCAGTAGAGCTACTTAAGGCTGAAGGCGAATACGCCTGGGTAATCGGCGAAGTAGCCAATGCTGCTGAAGGTGAACAACAAGTAGAGATCATCTAA
- the lpcA gene encoding D-sedoheptulose 7-phosphate isomerase: MYQDLIRSELNEAAEVLNKFLSDDANIAQIEAAAKLIADSFKQGGKVLSCGNGGSHCDAMHFAEELTGRYRENRPGYPGIAISDPSHLSCVSNDFGYDHVFSRYVEAVGAKGDVLWGLSTSGNSGNILKAIDAAKAKGMKTIALTGKDGGKMAGLADIEIRVPHFGYADRIQEIHIKIIHIVIQLIEKEMAE; this comes from the coding sequence ATGTATCAGGATCTAATTCGCTCAGAGCTTAATGAAGCCGCAGAAGTTCTTAATAAATTTCTAAGTGATGATGCCAATATCGCCCAGATTGAGGCAGCAGCCAAACTTATTGCTGACTCCTTTAAACAAGGGGGTAAAGTTCTCTCTTGCGGCAACGGTGGCTCTCACTGTGATGCCATGCACTTTGCCGAGGAGCTGACAGGGCGCTACCGGGAAAACCGTCCGGGCTATCCGGGAATTGCCATTTCTGATCCTAGTCACCTCTCTTGTGTCAGTAATGATTTTGGCTATGACCATGTTTTTTCCCGTTACGTAGAAGCGGTTGGCGCCAAGGGTGATGTGCTGTGGGGGCTTTCTACCTCTGGTAACTCAGGTAACATCTTAAAAGCCATTGATGCAGCCAAAGCGAAAGGCATGAAAACCATCGCCCTGACCGGCAAAGACGGGGGCAAGATGGCCGGGCTGGCCGATATTGAGATCCGTGTTCCTCATTTTGGTTATGCAGATCGTATTCAGGAAATCCATATTAAGATCATCCATATCGTCATTCAGTTGATCGAAAAAGAGATGGCGGAATAA
- a CDS encoding uracil-xanthine permease family protein — MTNILQGTQMLFVAFGALVLVPLLTGLDPNVALFGAGLGTLLFQLITRRSVPIFLASSFAFIAPILFGVQTWGIPATMGGLMAAGLVYVLLGGLIKAKGVEVIHKLLPPVVVGPVIMVIGLGLAPVAVNMALGKTGDGAVQLVDADYALWISSLSLIATIAISVFAKGFLKLLPIFGGIMTGYILSLLFGVVDFSPVANAAWLAMPNFTAPEFNINAILFMIPVAIAPAVEHVGDMLAISSVTGKDYIKKPGLHRTITGDGVATMAASMLGAPPNTTYSEVTGAVMLTKAYNPAIMTWAAVSAIVLALVGKLGAILQTIPVPVMGGIMILLFGSIATVGLNTLIKNNVDLHKSRNLAIVAVTLVFGIGGMAFGVGEFSLQGVSLCGIVAIVLNLILPHDLGETQVVDNAQMEEEQAS; from the coding sequence ATGACCAACATACTTCAGGGTACCCAGATGCTGTTTGTCGCGTTTGGTGCTCTTGTTCTGGTTCCTTTGTTAACCGGACTTGATCCCAATGTGGCCCTCTTTGGTGCCGGTCTCGGAACCCTCCTCTTTCAACTTATCACCCGCCGTTCAGTCCCCATTTTCCTCGCCTCCTCTTTTGCTTTTATTGCTCCTATCCTTTTCGGTGTTCAGACATGGGGAATCCCTGCCACTATGGGTGGCCTAATGGCTGCAGGTTTGGTCTATGTGCTACTTGGCGGTCTGATAAAGGCAAAAGGTGTTGAAGTGATTCATAAGCTGCTGCCACCTGTTGTGGTTGGCCCTGTCATTATGGTTATCGGTCTCGGACTAGCACCAGTCGCTGTAAATATGGCTTTGGGTAAAACGGGCGACGGCGCTGTTCAGTTGGTAGATGCCGACTACGCTCTGTGGATATCCAGCCTGTCACTTATCGCAACCATTGCGATCAGTGTATTCGCAAAAGGCTTCCTGAAACTGCTGCCTATTTTCGGCGGTATTATGACCGGCTATATTCTCAGCCTGCTGTTTGGTGTGGTTGACTTCTCACCTGTTGCCAATGCTGCATGGCTGGCGATGCCGAACTTTACTGCACCTGAGTTTAACATCAACGCTATCCTGTTTATGATTCCCGTAGCCATTGCTCCTGCTGTTGAGCACGTCGGCGATATGCTTGCTATCTCCAGCGTGACCGGTAAAGACTACATTAAGAAGCCGGGACTACACCGCACAATCACAGGTGACGGGGTAGCCACTATGGCAGCTTCTATGCTTGGTGCTCCGCCAAATACTACTTACAGTGAAGTAACCGGCGCTGTTATGCTGACCAAAGCCTATAACCCTGCCATTATGACATGGGCAGCGGTCTCTGCCATTGTACTTGCTCTGGTAGGTAAACTTGGTGCTATTCTGCAAACCATTCCGGTTCCGGTAATGGGCGGCATTATGATTCTGCTGTTCGGTTCAATTGCCACCGTTGGTCTGAATACTCTGATCAAAAATAACGTTGACCTGCATAAATCACGTAATCTGGCGATTGTTGCGGTAACTCTGGTATTTGGTATCGGCGGAATGGCCTTTGGTGTAGGTGAGTTCAGCCTGCAAGGTGTCAGCCTGTGCGGTATTGTCGCTATTGTTCTTAACCTTATCCTCCCACATGACCTTGGTGAGACTCAGGTTGTCGACAACGCTCAGATGGAAGAAGAGCAAGCTTCTTAA
- a CDS encoding DUF2069 domain-containing protein — MDAINSAKTKQYRYLALIGYLSLISWVLMWQVFISPHPHINPYTAAIAWCIPLLFPLRGILSGKAYTHAWANFVLMLYFLHSLTILYVDQGERWLAAIELLITSATFVASVLYARNKGRELGLKLPKLSEIEKQEKAKYSKQK; from the coding sequence ATGGACGCTATTAATAGTGCTAAAACCAAACAGTATCGTTATCTTGCTCTGATTGGCTACCTTTCCCTGATCAGTTGGGTGCTGATGTGGCAGGTGTTTATTTCACCACATCCGCATATCAATCCTTATACAGCAGCAATTGCCTGGTGTATTCCGTTACTTTTCCCTTTACGGGGCATTCTGTCAGGGAAAGCTTACACCCATGCCTGGGCAAACTTTGTTCTGATGCTCTATTTTCTGCATTCATTGACCATACTTTATGTCGATCAAGGTGAGCGCTGGCTTGCAGCCATAGAACTGCTGATTACCTCGGCCACCTTTGTTGCCAGTGTTTTATACGCACGCAATAAAGGCCGCGAGCTTGGGTTAAAGCTTCCGAAACTGTCTGAAATAGAAAAGCAGGAAAAAGCCAAATACTCCAAACAAAAATAG
- a CDS encoding M48 family metalloprotease codes for MIKKTASLVALMVSAAMTVPSAASNNLELPDIGTAAAGTLTIAQEQIYGDAYMRMLRSGKPIISDPLLNEYVTSLGHRLVANASDVKTPFNFFLIQDREINAFAFFGGYIALHSGLFLHANSESELASVMSHEIAHVTQRHLARGMEEEARRSPATIAALAGSLLLAVAAPQAGIAAVTATTAGAMQSSINYTRSNEREADRIGIVTLAKSGFEVNAMPRFFGRLAEQYRYTSTPPAMLLTHPLPQERISDSRNRAQSYPEKTLKPSINYHLAKARIVARYAGIDAEAAMDWFDRRLKKKSEQLNPTYQYGKALVYLDNRELDKAESLLLELQKQDPLNTFYLDALSDLYIYKEQPQQAAKLLNNALEKKPNNPVITVNYANALIEADQFKQALSVLQRYTHQHPDDVVGWQLMADANGKMSNSAENLAANGEIFALRANWNKALQNFTQASQLAGLGSLEQARYDARIDQLMVQRDRFLALQ; via the coding sequence ATGATTAAAAAAACAGCCTCTCTTGTTGCGCTAATGGTCAGTGCGGCAATGACTGTCCCCTCAGCAGCAAGTAACAACCTTGAGCTGCCGGACATTGGCACCGCCGCCGCAGGTACTTTGACTATTGCGCAAGAGCAAATCTACGGCGACGCCTATATGCGCATGCTCAGATCCGGCAAACCGATTATCAGTGATCCACTTCTGAATGAGTATGTCACCAGCTTAGGCCACCGTCTGGTCGCCAATGCCAGTGACGTTAAAACGCCATTTAATTTCTTCCTGATTCAGGACAGGGAAATTAACGCCTTTGCTTTTTTTGGCGGTTATATCGCCCTGCATTCGGGGTTGTTTCTGCATGCCAACAGTGAAAGTGAACTGGCATCGGTTATGTCCCATGAAATCGCCCACGTCACTCAGCGCCACCTTGCCAGAGGTATGGAAGAAGAGGCTAGACGTTCCCCTGCCACTATTGCTGCACTTGCCGGCTCTTTGTTACTGGCCGTCGCCGCACCTCAGGCTGGTATTGCCGCAGTGACAGCAACAACCGCAGGAGCAATGCAGAGCAGCATTAACTACACCAGAAGTAACGAAAGAGAAGCGGATCGTATCGGTATTGTTACTCTGGCTAAGTCAGGGTTTGAAGTAAACGCTATGCCGCGCTTCTTCGGTCGTCTTGCTGAGCAATACCGCTATACCAGTACGCCTCCGGCTATGCTTCTTACTCACCCGTTACCTCAGGAACGAATCTCTGATTCCCGCAACAGGGCACAAAGCTATCCGGAAAAAACACTTAAACCGTCGATAAACTACCATCTGGCCAAAGCCAGAATAGTGGCCAGATATGCGGGAATTGACGCTGAAGCCGCTATGGACTGGTTTGATCGCAGGCTGAAGAAAAAGTCTGAACAACTCAATCCAACCTATCAGTATGGTAAAGCTCTGGTTTATCTGGATAACAGAGAGCTAGATAAAGCAGAAAGCCTACTGCTCGAATTGCAGAAACAAGACCCACTAAACACCTTCTATCTTGATGCACTGTCTGATCTCTATATCTATAAAGAGCAACCGCAGCAGGCAGCAAAGCTGCTTAATAACGCACTGGAGAAAAAGCCTAATAACCCAGTTATTACGGTTAACTACGCCAACGCGTTAATCGAAGCCGATCAGTTTAAGCAAGCTCTCTCTGTACTTCAGAGATACACCCACCAGCATCCGGACGATGTGGTTGGCTGGCAACTTATGGCTGATGCGAACGGTAAAATGAGTAACAGTGCAGAAAACTTAGCGGCTAACGGGGAGATTTTTGCACTCAGGGCAAACTGGAATAAAGCTCTGCAAAACTTTACTCAGGCAAGTCAGCTAGCCGGACTGGGAAGTCTGGAACAAGCGAGATACGACGCCCGTATTGATCAATTGATGGTACAGCGTGATCGTTTCTTAGCACTACAATAA
- the upp gene encoding uracil phosphoribosyltransferase produces the protein MKVVEVMHPLVKHKVGLMREGDISTKRFRELATEVGSLLTYEATSDFETEKVTIEGWNGPVEVDQIKGKKVTVVPILRAGLGMMDGVLEHVPSARISVVGIYRDEETLEPIPYFNKLASNIDERIALVVDPMLATGGSMIATIDLLKDKGCQAIKVLVLVAAPEGIEALEKAHPDVELYTAAIDEKLNDKGYIVPGLGDAGDKIFGTK, from the coding sequence ATGAAAGTTGTTGAAGTAATGCACCCATTAGTTAAACACAAGGTTGGTTTAATGCGTGAGGGAGACATCAGCACTAAGCGTTTTCGTGAGTTAGCGACCGAGGTCGGTAGCCTGTTAACTTACGAAGCAACCTCAGACTTTGAAACTGAAAAGGTGACAATTGAAGGTTGGAATGGTCCAGTAGAAGTGGATCAGATTAAAGGCAAAAAAGTGACAGTAGTGCCTATTCTTCGTGCCGGTCTGGGCATGATGGATGGTGTTCTGGAGCATGTACCTAGTGCAAGAATCAGTGTGGTCGGTATCTACCGCGATGAAGAGACACTAGAACCTATCCCTTACTTTAATAAGCTGGCCTCTAACATTGATGAGCGTATCGCTCTGGTTGTTGACCCAATGCTGGCGACGGGTGGTTCTATGATAGCCACTATTGATCTGCTTAAAGATAAAGGCTGTCAGGCAATAAAAGTGTTGGTATTGGTTGCAGCACCAGAAGGTATTGAAGCTCTGGAAAAAGCGCATCCGGATGTTGAGCTTTATACTGCCGCTATCGATGAGAAGCTGAATGATAAAGGTTATATCGTTCCGGGTCTGGGTGACGCAGGCGATAAGATCTTCGGAACTAAGTAA
- a CDS encoding sulfurtransferase TusA family protein has protein sequence MSSYILDLRKEGCPMALLLAKRASQQMKQSSLEIYIADKSSMQDMLRYFDKQGFNVQSQNNQQYYTVTITKESTCPDVRNG, from the coding sequence GTGAGCTCTTATATACTTGATTTACGTAAAGAAGGTTGTCCAATGGCACTGCTGCTGGCAAAGCGTGCAAGTCAGCAGATGAAACAGAGCTCCCTTGAGATTTATATCGCAGATAAAAGCTCAATGCAGGATATGCTTCGTTATTTCGATAAGCAGGGCTTCAATGTGCAAAGTCAGAATAACCAGCAATATTATACAGTCACCATAACGAAAGAGAGTACCTGTCCCGATGTTAGAAATGGTTAG
- the purN gene encoding phosphoribosylglycinamide formyltransferase, which yields MAKSIVVLISGNGSNLQAIIDNFCTAESEYRLSAVFSNKQAAYGLQRAKDAGIDAHFVDPAAFDSRESFDNTLMESINKYQPDLLVLAGYMRILSSEFVNHYQGRMLNVHPSLLPKYPGLHTHQRAIDAGDQEHGTSVHFVTEELDGGPVILQAKVPVFADDTADSLNQRIQSQEHRIYPLVIKWFLDGRLKMENGRAVLDGDVLPEQGYASE from the coding sequence ATGGCTAAAAGTATCGTTGTGCTTATCTCCGGTAACGGCAGTAATCTGCAGGCAATCATAGATAACTTCTGTACTGCTGAATCAGAGTATCGCCTTAGTGCCGTCTTCTCTAATAAGCAGGCTGCTTACGGTTTGCAAAGAGCAAAAGATGCCGGAATTGACGCTCACTTTGTCGATCCGGCGGCCTTTGATTCAAGAGAATCCTTCGATAACACTTTGATGGAGAGCATCAATAAGTATCAGCCGGATCTGCTGGTACTGGCCGGTTATATGCGCATATTGAGCAGTGAGTTCGTTAACCACTATCAGGGCCGCATGCTTAACGTACATCCATCCCTGCTGCCCAAGTATCCGGGGCTGCATACTCACCAGAGAGCCATTGACGCCGGAGATCAAGAGCACGGCACCAGCGTTCACTTCGTTACCGAAGAGCTGGATGGCGGGCCGGTGATCCTACAGGCTAAAGTTCCGGTATTTGCTGATGACACGGCAGATTCCCTTAATCAGAGAATCCAGTCTCAGGAACACAGGATCTATCCTCTGGTTATCAAATGGTTTCTGGATGGAAGACTCAAGATGGAGAATGGCCGGGCCGTTCTGGACGGGGATGTTCTCCCTGAACAGGGCTATGCCAGCGAGTGA
- a CDS encoding AI-2E family transporter: MLEMVSRWYKRRFSDPNAVSLVAILLFGFVIIYFFGGLLAPLLVAIVLAYLLEWPVAQLVKFGLPRALSVACVLILFVGLMILAFFGLVPTIWDQVGNLINDIPVMYSGLQEFLNTIPDKYPELANLQIVESVVSNTKTKVIGLGETMVKGSLASLVSIATLAVYLILVPLLVFFLLKDKQEMLDTLTSMLPSNRKLATRVWKEMNQQISNYIRGKVMEILIVGGVSYITFVILDLRYSVLLGVAVGLSVLIPYIGAAAVTVPVAIVGLFQWGLEPQFYWLLAAYGVIQALDGNVLVPILFSEAVNLHPVAIISAVLVFGGLWGFWGVFFAIPLATLVKAVWNAIRYQEVAEA; the protein is encoded by the coding sequence ATGTTAGAAATGGTTAGCCGCTGGTATAAACGACGTTTTTCAGATCCCAATGCGGTGAGTCTGGTCGCCATACTGCTGTTTGGCTTTGTCATTATTTACTTTTTTGGCGGTCTGCTGGCGCCTCTGCTGGTCGCTATTGTACTTGCCTATCTGCTTGAGTGGCCGGTTGCTCAACTGGTAAAGTTTGGTTTACCCAGAGCACTTTCTGTTGCTTGTGTGTTGATTCTGTTTGTCGGTTTAATGATTCTGGCGTTTTTCGGTCTGGTGCCGACCATCTGGGATCAGGTAGGGAATCTTATCAATGATATTCCGGTGATGTACTCGGGTTTGCAGGAGTTCCTTAATACCATTCCTGACAAGTATCCGGAGCTGGCCAACTTGCAGATCGTTGAATCTGTTGTCAGTAATACCAAGACGAAAGTCATTGGTCTGGGTGAAACCATGGTAAAAGGTTCGCTGGCGTCTCTGGTGAGTATTGCTACATTGGCGGTATATCTGATTTTGGTTCCTCTGTTGGTGTTTTTCTTGCTGAAAGATAAGCAGGAGATGCTGGACACATTAACCTCTATGTTACCGAGCAACCGTAAGCTGGCGACAAGAGTGTGGAAAGAGATGAACCAGCAGATCTCCAATTATATCCGCGGCAAGGTGATGGAGATTCTTATTGTCGGCGGGGTAAGTTATATCACCTTTGTGATACTCGATTTGCGATATTCGGTATTGCTGGGTGTGGCGGTAGGTCTTTCTGTACTAATCCCATATATCGGTGCGGCTGCGGTAACGGTTCCTGTTGCTATTGTTGGTCTGTTCCAGTGGGGATTAGAGCCTCAGTTTTATTGGCTTCTTGCGGCTTATGGTGTGATTCAGGCATTAGACGGAAATGTGTTGGTCCCTATCTTGTTCTCTGAAGCAGTAAACCTTCACCCTGTGGCTATTATCAGTGCGGTACTGGTATTTGGCGGACTGTGGGGGTTCTGGGGCGTATTCTTCGCTATCCCGTTGGCAACACTGGTGAAAGCCGTATGGAACGCTATTCGCTATCAGGAAGTTGCTGAAGCCTGA
- a CDS encoding class II glutamine amidotransferase, whose amino-acid sequence MCELLGMSANVPTDICFSFSGLMQRGGKTGPHTDGWGITFYEGKGFRTFKDPNPSCNSKIAELVQGYPIKSRAIVSHIRQANRGEVNLENTHPFTRELWGRYWTFAHNGQLSDYDKLETGRHRPVGKTDSELAFCWLLNKMEQQYPEPPQDLCGMFRYVAECCEELKQLGVFNMLLSDGEYVMTFCTNHLYWITRKAPFGKASLIDEDITVNFQEETTPNDIVSVVATQPLTENEEWHRMKPGEFNLFHFGDVIDCNKESLVNVPYAEAKPGNQAPTQPLE is encoded by the coding sequence ATGTGTGAATTGCTCGGTATGAGTGCCAATGTTCCGACCGATATCTGTTTTAGTTTTTCCGGGCTTATGCAGCGCGGAGGCAAAACAGGACCACATACGGATGGTTGGGGTATCACCTTTTATGAAGGCAAAGGCTTCCGGACATTTAAAGATCCAAATCCAAGTTGTAATTCAAAAATTGCAGAGCTGGTTCAGGGCTATCCGATCAAAAGTCGGGCAATAGTGAGCCATATTCGTCAGGCAAACCGTGGTGAGGTAAACCTTGAGAATACCCACCCTTTTACCCGTGAGTTATGGGGACGCTACTGGACTTTCGCTCACAACGGTCAGTTAAGTGATTATGACAAGCTGGAGACCGGACGCCATCGACCAGTAGGAAAAACCGATAGCGAACTGGCTTTCTGCTGGTTGTTAAACAAAATGGAACAGCAGTATCCGGAACCACCTCAGGATTTGTGTGGTATGTTTCGCTACGTTGCTGAGTGCTGTGAAGAGTTGAAGCAGTTGGGGGTATTTAACATGTTGCTCAGTGATGGTGAGTATGTGATGACCTTCTGTACCAATCATCTTTACTGGATCACCCGCAAAGCACCGTTTGGCAAGGCGAGTCTGATTGACGAAGATATTACCGTTAACTTTCAGGAAGAGACGACACCAAATGATATCGTGTCAGTGGTAGCGACTCAGCCTCTGACTGAGAATGAGGAGTGGCACAGGATGAAGCCGGGGGAGTTTAATCTGTTCCACTTTGGTGATGTGATCGACTGTAATAAAGAGAGTTTGGTGAATGTGCCTTATGCGGAAGCTAAACCGGGTAATCAGGCTCCTACTCAGCCTCTTGAGTAG
- a CDS encoding DUF2066 domain-containing protein produces MRHLAILLIGLLAFPSYSEVKVDLFDAEIVLDETDTQAENTAKSAGLQQVVVRASGDKNAASNPVVVKALRKSGQYLSQISYGDQFGLRSLKMVFNPPQIQSLLMQANLPYWSENRANLVVWIVEESRYGREILWEQSGSSSMNQLKYFADLRGLPVTIPVGDIDDVTGITAPELWGGFVSPISSASLRYPGDAVLVIRIQRAVNRSSIRWTLYDEKPELMFASNRDPLTGSASGETHVALESVIDEISNYYATKSAVRNSGELTGTLSVQFLNITSANRFFALEKMLKEQNSVASLNVQYLVGSDVTFKINLLSSREEFEAEVIQNDSLRKFSLGYEEAPSVISTPDVNTDVVQSGELVTEQGSVIQPLINSSNDISSGYTAAPVTGVSTETALESEELSNISRPLVFEWVD; encoded by the coding sequence ATGCGCCATCTCGCTATTCTCTTAATCGGTCTGCTCGCTTTTCCGTCTTATTCGGAAGTAAAAGTGGATCTTTTTGATGCTGAAATCGTTCTGGATGAAACGGATACTCAGGCGGAAAATACGGCTAAGTCTGCCGGTTTACAGCAGGTTGTTGTCAGAGCATCGGGTGATAAAAACGCAGCATCAAACCCAGTTGTGGTAAAAGCCCTGCGAAAAAGTGGTCAGTACCTTTCTCAGATCAGTTACGGCGATCAGTTCGGTTTGCGTAGCCTGAAGATGGTGTTCAACCCGCCTCAGATTCAGTCACTATTAATGCAGGCAAATTTGCCTTACTGGTCAGAAAACCGCGCTAATCTCGTGGTGTGGATTGTGGAAGAGTCCCGCTACGGACGCGAGATCTTATGGGAGCAGTCCGGTAGCAGCTCAATGAATCAGCTTAAGTACTTTGCTGATTTGAGAGGATTACCTGTAACTATTCCCGTTGGTGATATTGATGATGTGACTGGTATTACCGCGCCTGAGCTTTGGGGGGGATTTGTTTCTCCAATAAGCTCTGCCAGCCTCAGATACCCGGGTGATGCCGTTCTGGTGATCCGTATTCAGAGAGCCGTAAACAGAAGTTCTATCCGCTGGACATTATATGATGAAAAACCGGAGCTTATGTTTGCCTCTAACCGTGACCCGCTCACTGGCAGCGCCAGTGGCGAGACCCATGTGGCGCTGGAAAGTGTTATTGATGAGATCAGCAATTACTACGCAACAAAAAGTGCGGTAAGAAACTCTGGTGAGCTGACGGGTACGCTTTCGGTGCAGTTTCTTAACATCACCTCTGCCAATCGCTTTTTTGCTCTTGAGAAGATGTTGAAGGAGCAAAATTCAGTCGCCAGCCTGAATGTTCAGTATCTGGTGGGCAGTGATGTGACGTTTAAAATTAACCTTCTTAGTTCACGGGAGGAGTTTGAAGCCGAGGTGATTCAAAACGACTCACTGAGAAAGTTTAGTCTCGGCTACGAAGAGGCCCCGTCAGTGATCTCTACTCCTGATGTAAATACCGATGTGGTTCAGTCCGGTGAGCTGGTGACGGAGCAGGGAAGTGTGATTCAGCCGTTAATCAATAGCAGCAATGATATCAGCTCAGGCTACACGGCGGCTCCGGTAACCGGTGTTTCTACTGAAACAGCCCTCGAAAGTGAGGAGCTGTCAAATATAAGCAGACCTCTGGTATTTGAGTGGGTAGACTGA